In Methylotenera sp. L2L1, the following proteins share a genomic window:
- a CDS encoding IMPACT family protein translates to MQIIVQAGFAEQTITKSRFIAMAVSCASEREVGQALRAFAAKHQNAHHLAYAFRLKTEEGIVQRFSDAGEPSGTAGMPVLKLLEGRNLINVCVGVIRYYGGINLGTGGLARAYGGTAKLALDATEVADYVEMKTIKLTIAYNQMDFVTRALAKCNGAIVDKAFNEHVDLIVSLPANDAGDFINRFSLKSY, encoded by the coding sequence TTGCAGATTATTGTACAAGCAGGGTTTGCTGAGCAAACCATTACAAAGTCACGTTTTATTGCCATGGCGGTGTCATGCGCTTCTGAGCGAGAGGTAGGGCAGGCATTACGTGCCTTTGCCGCCAAACATCAGAATGCACATCATCTGGCTTATGCTTTTAGGCTAAAAACAGAAGAGGGGATTGTTCAGCGTTTTTCAGATGCAGGCGAACCTTCAGGCACGGCAGGCATGCCTGTGTTAAAGCTGTTGGAGGGCAGAAACCTGATTAATGTTTGTGTTGGTGTGATTAGATATTATGGCGGTATTAATCTGGGTACTGGTGGTCTAGCGCGTGCTTACGGCGGCACAGCTAAACTTGCGTTGGATGCGACAGAAGTCGCAGATTATGTGGAGATGAAAACCATTAAGCTCACCATCGCTTATAATCAAATGGATTTTGTCACGCGGGCATTAGCAAAGTGTAACGGTGCTATTGTCGATAAAGCGTTTAATGAGCATGTGGATTTGATTGTGTCGTTGCCAGCAAATGATGCCGGTGATTTTATTAATCGATTTTCACTTAAAAGTTATTAA
- a CDS encoding helicase HerA-like domain-containing protein yields the protein MATPILIAKNNEISSVILPRMANRHGLIAGATGTGKTVTLQTLAEGFSKNGVPVFMADVKGDLSGMSQQGGGNARVEARVQQLAISDFSYAKCPVTFWDMFGEKGHPVRTTIAEMGPLLLSRLLNLNDVQAGVLNAVFKIADDKGWLLLDLKDLRAMMQHASENSAQYQAEYGNISAASVGAVQRALLQLETQGADMLFGEPALNLDDLMQTDEQGRGVVNILMSDKLFNSPRIYATLLLWLLSELFEKLPEAGDLDKPKLVFFFDEAHLLFNDAPAVLLEKIEQVVRLIRSKGVGVYFVSQNPLDIPDAVLGQLGNRVQHALRAFTPRDQKAVKSAATTFRVNPKLDVESVITELGVGEALVSFLDEKGIPTPVERTFVCPPGSRVGPATDAERIESIRTSILNNVYEKQVDRESAYEILKAQVAATAAEDAVLAESSAKKEPASRSDGILEAAAKSAARAIGSQLGRQIIRGILGSILGGRK from the coding sequence TCAAAAAATGGTGTGCCTGTGTTTATGGCCGACGTTAAAGGTGATTTGTCTGGTATGTCGCAGCAAGGGGGCGGTAATGCCCGTGTTGAGGCTAGGGTTCAGCAATTGGCAATTTCTGATTTTAGTTACGCCAAATGCCCTGTCACGTTTTGGGATATGTTCGGAGAGAAAGGGCATCCTGTACGTACGACAATCGCTGAAATGGGGCCATTGTTGCTATCACGCTTGCTTAACTTGAATGATGTGCAGGCTGGGGTGCTGAACGCAGTTTTTAAAATTGCCGATGATAAAGGTTGGTTGCTGTTAGATTTAAAAGATTTACGCGCAATGATGCAGCATGCTTCTGAGAACTCAGCACAGTATCAAGCTGAGTATGGCAATATTTCTGCGGCAAGTGTGGGGGCAGTGCAGCGTGCGCTGTTACAGCTTGAAACGCAAGGCGCTGATATGTTGTTTGGTGAACCAGCGCTCAACTTAGATGATTTGATGCAGACCGATGAACAGGGCCGTGGTGTCGTTAATATCTTGATGAGTGACAAGTTGTTTAATTCACCGCGTATCTATGCAACGTTGCTACTGTGGCTGTTGTCCGAGTTGTTCGAAAAATTGCCGGAAGCTGGCGATTTAGATAAGCCAAAATTAGTATTCTTTTTTGATGAAGCACATTTGCTATTTAACGATGCGCCAGCCGTGTTGCTTGAGAAAATTGAGCAAGTCGTTCGCCTGATTCGTTCTAAAGGGGTTGGTGTGTATTTTGTGAGCCAAAATCCACTCGATATTCCTGATGCGGTCTTGGGGCAATTAGGTAATCGTGTTCAACACGCCTTGCGCGCATTTACGCCACGGGACCAAAAAGCAGTGAAATCTGCTGCAACGACCTTTAGAGTGAATCCTAAGCTAGATGTAGAAAGTGTGATTACCGAGTTAGGGGTAGGTGAGGCGCTTGTTTCATTTTTGGATGAAAAAGGCATTCCAACACCGGTTGAACGCACGTTTGTTTGCCCGCCAGGTAGCCGTGTTGGCCCAGCTACCGATGCTGAGCGGATTGAGTCTATTAGGACTTCAATTCTGAATAACGTGTATGAGAAACAAGTTGACCGTGAATCCGCTTATGAGATTTTAAAGGCACAAGTTGCGGCCACTGCAGCCGAAGATGCAGTGCTAGCTGAGTCTTCAGCTAAAAAAGAGCCAGCGAGCCGTTCTGATGGCATATTAGAGGCAGCAGCCAAAAGTGCTGCACGTGCGATTGGTTCGCAATTAGGCAGGCAAATCATTCGTGGCATATTAGGTAGTATTTTAGGTGGGCGTAAATAG